The DNA segment GTCTAGAAGCAATAGCTCTCTGCCAATAAGATTGATCTACAAATACTGTTCCAAAGTTTCCTACGATGTTAATTATACCAAATATTAGAGCACCCATAGACGCTAATGTCAGATATGTTCCAAATGCATTTCCTTCAACAGGTTTTAGAATGGATGCCTGAGTTAATTTTTCATACATTCCAGAGATTCCACCAATTTCAGGAGTGGCAAAATAAATGACAGTTACAAAGATTAGTACCACTACAAAAATTAAAGCAGCATTGAGATATTCTGCAAAAAATGTTGCCTTTAGACCACCAAAAATTGTATAAAGAATTATTCCAACAGGTATAAGAAATGCAGCTAGTGTAATGTCGATTCCAGTTAAAGAATTGATTACCGCTGCTCCACCTAACACAAGCATAGCAGTTACAATGGTATTTGTCATCAATGCAAAAAATAGAAAAACTTTGTGAGAATGCTTTCCAAATCTAACATAGATCATTTCAGGAAAAGTGTGAGTCATTGGCGCTTTTCTTTTTAATTCAAGTGCAAGAATTGAAAACAAAATTACCTGAATTGATGCTCCTGCTGCATACCAAAAAGAACCTCCCAATCCAAATTCATATGTCACAGTAGAAGATTGTAAAAGGGTTGCAGCCCATGTCCAAGCAGAGACAATAGATGATGCAATTAACCCAGTTTTGATGGTTCGTCCTGCAGTATAGAACCATTCAGATGTTTTTCTAGTACCAAGCCATTTTGTTTCAGCCTTTACCATTAATGTGACTGATAATGCCATGATCAGTCCAACTCCAATTAATATGATATATCCGATATTTTCAGACAGAATAGAAGGCAAGTAAGATAGGATTTGAAAAACAGGTATTAAAATAGAATTAACATGATAAGATAGTTTCTAACCTACAATAATAGAATTAGATAAATTTGTTAAATAGTTGATTTAGTAATAATTGCCATTGATAGACAAGATTGATGAGTTAATAATTTCAGCACTTTCTCAAAATTCAAAACAAGAGGTATTTGAGATTTGGGATTTTTTAAAGGGATTTAATTATAATTTAACAGAGGAGGAAATAGAATCTAGAATATCAAAACTTGAAGAAGAGGGAATTATCAAAGGATATACAATTACTGTTGATGTAAAAAAGATTCCACATAGGGTTATACGTGTAGATCTTGTCACTTTTAGAACATCACAAGCACTCCCAAAAAGAATAGAAGGATTGAAAAAATATCTCAATGATGCACCATTTGTTTTATTTTCAGGTAGAACACGTGGAGGATATGATTGGATTACAGTCAAATCATTTTTGTCAAATGAGATGGCAGATCAAGAAAACGATATTTATCGAAATTTGTTTGGAGATATTATTCAGACATATGAGGTGTACGATTTTGTTCCACAGACAGAAGCATCAATTTATGCACTGACATATACAGAAGAGGAATACAAAAAATTTCTCAAAGAATGGGCGCCTCCATTTATTGGATCATAAGAAAAACAGGGCAAGAAATTATTGCAAATGTTTCTTTTTGAAGTGGATGGTTTCATCTATCATTGAATGAGTTTTTAATCTTAGACCCATCAAGAATTTAATCATCTCTACTCTTTGTTTTGGGTTAATACCGTGTGCATCTTCTATAAGATCATCAATTCTTGAAAGGGTTATTTTTAGAGACAGATTGGTTTTCTTTATCAAGTTAAGTGACTTGGAATTTTTGTCAGGTGTTTGTTTGTATAGATCAGATTCAGATTTGATCTTCTTTTTCATGACTCGAATTTGTTTTATTGTTAGTTTGTTGTTGACTATTTCATCCACAAATTCACTTTTCAGCGAAGCATCAACATTTGTTAGTTCTAAGGCCTGACTTACGCTCAAATTACTGCAAATTATCTTCTCACGGACATCTTCGGGGAGTTTTAAAAGCTGCATTCTATGAGATACATACTCTTCACTTTTTCCAATTTTTTGACCAAGGTCACTTACTCCACCCCACCCATATTCATTGACATATTTTTGATATGCTTCAGCTTCTTCTATAGGATCCATAGATTTTCTTTGAATATTCTCAGTCAGTTGAATTTCATATGCTTGTTTATCAGACAAATCTCTGATTTTGCTTGGAATGAATCTCCAACGCAGTGATCTACATGCTGCAAATCTTCTATGTCCTGCAACTATCTCAAATCCATGATCTAGAGGCCTAATGACAATAGGTTGCAATAGTCCATGCGCTTTTATGCTAGATTTCAGATTTGTTAATTCTGGAGAATTTGGTGAAACAGCATATCTAACAGGGGATTTAGATGGTCTAATCATTCTAATTTCAATAGGCTCTACGATAGAATTATCAATTATTTCCATTCACAAACACTCCCATATCCTAAATTGATGAATAGAAAATAGTATTTAGACTTTAATAGAAATTTTATGAAAAAAATATAATAATTTTAGATTGTTATTGAATTAATTGATAAAATTTGGATCAATTTTAAAAAAAATCCACATATTGCTTTAAGAGTTATCAAAATGAAATAATTTTACTATGCAGCCAGAACCGGTTTTTTTGTTCTATGTGGTGTTGTTTTTTTGAAAACAAGTAGATTAAGTTAATTAGAAAATATTATCTGGATTTTTAATCTATCAAATCCTTCAATGGTACTTGTGTTTTAGTTTGACTCTAAGTTCTGCAAATACTTTAGAAGATATTGTCGCAAGTTTAGAAAACTAATTTCAAATCTGGGAGGGCGATTTGTCAGATCACATTGACACTCCAAATAGAGTCTCAAGTAAACATATGATAAAAAAGCATGACCTACAATTTGTTTCTAGCAGATAATTGACTCCGTTCTCATCAATGAATTTGATTCTAGTTTCAGTAGAAGTAGATTTTTGAACAGAGGTTCCACCTGGAAAATCTGCAGTAATTGAATATGACAAAGTTACAATGATTACTATTCCTCTTGAAAAAAAGGAATTGTTGTTAATCAGTACAGAGCCTGAAGATGATTATTACAAAATTGTTGCTAAAGCTAGAAAATTACTTTTTTAAGGATTTTTTTGTTTTATGAGCTGCCTTTGTTCCCATTTTTAACACCTTTAACTTCTTTACCAAACTTACCCCAACTTTCAAAACCTTGAATGTTGAGAAAATTGGAATTAAAACCAACATTATAATATCAATCCAATATTTTTTTACAAATTTTTTTGGGTCATTGACTTTTCTGTATTTTATTACCAAATCAGATACTAGTAGTACAATTAATGGCCATATCAGAATATCAAAAAATGGCTTCCATTCTTTTGGTAAATCGATTAGTGGTTCTACAAGACTTATTACTTTGTATTCAAATGAAATTATACCAATAAAGAACAACAATACAACTATCATTGTTGCAATGTCTAAGATCTTTAAGACATTCAAGTTAGTTTCATGTTTAGGTTATCGTAACAGTTCCCTGCATCCAAGGATGTAAGGTACAGAAATAATCCAATTCTCCTGGTTTTTCAAACTGATATGACCATGTTTTTCCTGCTTGGATAAACCCTGAATCAAATGAATTTTCCTTGTCAGTTACAGTATGTATAACAAAGTCTTCGTTTGTCCATGTAACAGTTGTTCCTGATTCAATTTCTATTGCAAGAGGATCATAGGATTCTACAATATCTGGATTCCATGAATCCTTGACAATGTCTACTTTGTCTGTCTTTATTTTAGGAATATCACTAACTTTGGCTTCTCCCAAGTTATCATATGTGATTAGTTTTGGTTGCTCCAATGATCTTATCAAATCTTCTTGCCACTCTATCATGGAATAACTTCCTTTGTTATTACTTGGAGTTTGAATATCAGATAATGATGATGCATCTTCTAACACTTCAATTATTGCCATAGAGCCACGTTCTTCCTGTATTCCATGAACATGAAATAGATATTTTCCTGGAGTGTCCCATGTTGCCTCTATAATTGCAGTATCGCCGTTTCCAATTAGATGAGTTTGTGCAAAGTATGGTTCATTCCATAAAATCCCTGAAGGGTATACTTTCATTATTGTACTATGTACATGGAAGGGAGATTGCAATACCCCGCCAACTCCCATTACATAGAATCGGGTTAATTCTCCTGAAACCACTTGAATTGGATTATCCATGTACTGGTTTGCATATCCATTTACTGGATAAAATTCTGTAAAATATTCTAGTGCATTGTTAGGATCAAACTCACTTAGAGTGAAAAAGTATTCTCGTGCAGGCTCCATTGGACGTATTGCAGGATCAATTATCATTGCACCAAACATTCCCATCCTCACATGTTCAGATGTTGGAAATGCATGGCAATGATACATGAACATGCCAGCTTCATGTGCAACAAAATGATACGTGTATTCTTCACCAGGCATTATCTGTGGAAAAACACCATCATTTGTAGAATCATGAGTTCCATGAAAATGGATTGTGTGTGCATAAGGAGTTTCATTTACAAATTTTACAGTAACGTCATCACCTTCTGAAAATCTCAAAGTTGGTGCAGGAACTGTTCCATTGTACGTCCAGACTTTAGCTTGGACACCAGGAGACACTTCAATTTCAGCATCTTGAGCAATTAACGTATAAGACAATGTCTTAGGATTAGGATTTGTAAATTTTGGATAAATCTCAGATGATTCGGCTGTGGTTGTTTGAATTTCTGGAGATTGGATAAATGCTACAAATGCAATACTGAATCCAATTAGTACTCCCACCACTACAAACATTGTTGTATTTTGTTTCATCCTATTTTTCTCCTATAACACCAAAGATAATACCACTATAGAAACAGCTGCAATGACATAGAATCCATAAAATGCCTTTTTGTGGCGAGGCATGGTAAGTTTTACTTTTTGTTTTAGTTCGAAATTCATTATATTGTCTCCATTAGTGTAAAGCGAGAACATTGTGAAAAAAATTCACAATTACTTTCGTGTCTAGGGAAATGTTGTTCTCGCATAAGATAGACATGATACTCTAGATGATTAATCATAGTAAGCTAAAGAGCTTACCATAATCTATATTCACCTATTGATAACCACAATCATGAAATCACAGAAAAACTCAACTTGGGATAAAATGGTTCATGCCCCTTTCAAAAAGGTTGTAAAATTCGATCTTCTCTGTATCGGAATAGGTATAGTAATAGGAATGGGTGCAGGTGCATATCTTGTTGCTAGCGGATTACTAGGCTAACAATAGTTTTTTTATTTTTAATTAATTCCAAAGATACTTTATATTTGGTAGACCTTAATTTTTACTGTTTGGCAAGTTACAAAGGAGCATATTCAAATGAACAATCATTGAATTTTGTCATCCCCATAATCATAATTCTGTTTTTAGGTATAATCTATATCATGACACAAAGAGCAGATTCGGGTTTTGTTAGTTTTATTCTAATTGGCGCAGCAGCCCTTACAATGTTTTATTGGGCTAGAGTTCTAAAAAGAATGGCAAAGGATCAAAAACCAACATACACACAATCCAGAGAACAAGAAACAAAGAATTGGGTTTATGATTTGATTAAGGGAGAAAATGAATTTGTTTTTGTTGCCGAAGTCCCAGGTCCAGAAGATAAGATTGCAGTTAGATTAGTAGATGGCATATTATACATTAGAGGAACTGCAGGATTTTCAAAAGAAGTTCCCATAGAAGGAGTAAACGAAATGCAAATTTTTGATTTTAAATACAGAAATGGTGTATTAACACTAAGAATAAAGTAACTATAGACTTTTTGCTAGTTCTAATTTTTGTGGTAGATATTTGTCGGTAATATTTGTCAGACCATATTTTGAGAAAGCCTCCAGTTCTGCTTTTCGTTTTAATCTAAGAAATACATCTAATTCTTTTTTCCAAATTCCATCCTGATATCTAGGATCTTTTTGAAGATCATAACATCTCTTAATGTCAGATTCAGTCATAGGAATAGTTGGCAACTTGTATTTTTCAATATCAGTAGCCCATACGCCTACCCATTTTGCATCAGGTACTGTTAGTTCTCTAAGATGAGCAGCATTTGCAGAACCAGATTTGATAACCATTGCAATGTGTTCTCCATACACATCTCCGTCAGTTAAAACAATTACAGGCAACCCCATTTCATCATGTAATCGCTTTAACAGAGTTCGAGTTGAACGTGGTGCTTGTCCACCAGTATTGATGATAATTGATTTGAATTTTTTATCTATTTGTTCTTCAACAAATCTTGTAAAGAGACCACCTTTTTCAATTGCAATAACAATTTCTGCACTTGTATCTACTAATTCAGCAGTAGTCAAACTAGGACCTATTGAATAACCATCAGGATGATTTGACAAATTCATAGTTTTTCCCTCATAGCCAGGAATTGTATATTCTATATTCAAATCACCAAAAATTGAGCTTCTCTCCTCAGGGAATATATGAAAATCTTCTCGTGGTTTAGATGTTACAGCTTCTAAATCCACAATAATATTATCAGATTCGGATTGATCTTCAAATTCAATAGCGAAAGCCTGAGATGAATAATATACATCTCTTAATGTGGATGATTTTTTTTCATGAGTTAGTCTATTTGCAAAAAATGCTAACCACATTAATTGCGTAAAAGATCTTAATTGTGCAGAATTTCTTGAGCTTCTAACAGCTGCATTATTTCCCAGAATATACTGTCGGAGTTTTTTATCATAAACTATGTTACTTACGGATCTACTTGGGATTGAAAATTTAGGAAATTGTCCATTATCCAAGTCATCATATATTTTTGCACCGTGACTTTTGAGCATCTCAAGGATGTTTTTTTGTTTTTCATCAGCTTTTTTGCTTCGTGCATTTATTTTGTTTTGTTGTTTTTTAGTTGTTTTCAATTTCTTTTTCCTCCTCTATTTTTTTAGATTCAACTGCATTTTCTTCTAATAGTTTCTGGTAATTAGGTGCTTTTTTCTTACCAGAAAGTTCTGTACAAAATTCTGCAATAAGCGGAATATATTTTGCATAAAGATTTGCTCTCTTTTTCGCCATATCAGCTTGGCCTCTTTTAGACATGTATGCTGCTAATTTTCTGGATAGGAATTGCAATGCCAATCTTAATTCTCTTTCTATTTCCGGTCGATCAGCAACATTTTCTTTTCCTGCTGTTTTATACGGGATTCTAGTTGAGCATATATGAGATACAATAATGAATGGAGGATCACCTTTTACTTTGTATCGACCCCAATCGGTATCATTAACGACTTTTAAAACTACATCGCTTCCTTCATCATAAAGTAATGGAATTCTGTTGGCATATCGATACACATGTGGTCCTCCAGATTTAATATCTCCACCATATGCAATTCCCATCTCAATAATGAATGGGAAACCAGAATATGCTGATGGTGGACGTTGAACCACTGCAGTAAAATCAGGATTAAAGAACTTTTTAATTCCTTTTTCCAAAGGCTCCTCTCCTAAGGGAGCCAAGCATGTTGAATCAGGAGCCATAAAATCTTCAAATTTTTGAAGTGAATCACTAAGATGCACTAATTCTTGATTGGATAAAGTACCCATTCGTTTTTCGGGTTTGAAACCTGCAAATTCTGCAAATTTCACAGCAGTTGTTGGACCTATCCTTTGAAATCGTTTTGTAAGAAATGTGGTAAGAGGTTCACCTTGAACTGTATTAGTTAGTTGTTTGTAATACTGACTTTCAGGATCCATGTCGATTGATTTTGATTGTGAATCACCAAAATCCCAATAAAATAATTTTTTATTTGGCATGTCAATATCTTCGATTCGTATTTTGTTTAGTTTATCAAAATCCATTTTTAAAAACGACATCAAAGCAATTACAACTCTTACCTGTCGTGGAAGCGTTTTCCATTTTTTCTTTGCTTTATCCATAATTCCTGTGAAACTAAGATTTTTTGCGGATAATCCTAAATCCTTTCTTACTTTTTCAATCATGGCATCATCAATTGTAGGAATTTCAAATTGGGATTCTACAATCATTCTTCTAATTCTTTCTACATCAATTCCATGTGGATGAGGGCGAATTATTGTAGGTGGAGGTGGAATTTCTTTTACAAATCTAGGATGGCTAAATTTTTGCCCTTTTGGATCATCGAAAGTAATAGAGGCATACGGAGTAATCAAAGAAGTTTCATAAACATAATCTCTAATTTTGTTTCCTGCTTTAGAATAATCACCTTCTAAACAAATACTGACGGAAAGTCCTTTTTTTGAAACTTCTTTAGTTATATGTTGTACAATTACGGGTTTATTTTTTTGAATATCAAGTAGCAATTCAAAGATATGTTGAGTTTCACCATCAACAGAACTTTTTACAGTAACAGGTTTGTTAGTTGTAATTTGCCCATAAAGAATTGCCATAGTTGCTCCAAGTCCAAACATACCCCTTGCTTGTTTGAGTCCAAATTTTGAACCATAAAGTACAGTTCCAAAAGCAAGCGGAATGTGTTCTGCATCGATTCCAGGTCCATTATCCTTTACAGTCAAAATGTAGGGTTTAGGATCTGGTTTTTCAGGCTCAACTGCCTTGATTGTTAGATGAACATCAGGAAGAATCCCTTTTTGATCACATGCATCCAATGCATTTTCAACGAATTCCCGAACGGCAGTATAAAGAGATCTTGTAGGATTACTAAATCCAGCTAAATCACGATTACTGTAAAAGAATTCACTCGGAGAAATTTGATTAAACTTTTCCTTAATAGAAGACATCTTGATCTTCCCATAATTGCATTTTTTCTTGTTTGACTTTTCTGTTAGCAGCTTCTAATTTGGTATAAACAGCACCATGCATACTTCCACTAGAGATAGAGGATATTGCATCAACTGCTAAACGTAGTTTACTTGCATCACCAATAATTGAAACAGTTTTTCCATAAACTGAGATATGAGTACCACTAAGATTTTCCATATTTCGTCTTGCTCTACCACCTTCTCCAATAATCCTCCCTTTTATCCTTTCAACATTAGCATTAGATTTTCCTGCAAACTCTCTAAGATCTATTACATGCAATGCATTTTCACCTTTTAACAAAGTCATTGCATTTTCAGGGGAGAACCCTCTACCAATAGCCGTAACAATTTCCATTGCTTTGAACGGTTGGATTTTTTCAACATCTCCTTGAGTTTTTATTAAAACCTCACCTGTTTCACCATCTATGTCTAAAGATACATGGCAAGCTGTTTCAATTTTTGATTTAACATTTCCAGATTTTCCAATTAAAACTGCAATTCGATCATTTGGAATACGGATTAATTTTTCAAAGCTCATTTTACAATATCCTCAAATATTTTTTCTGAATCTTCAACAGCAATTCCTCTTTTTTTAAAGAATCTTCCAATATTATTAATATCTCGTTTAAGGAACTCATGTGCATTTGGATGTCTAAGGTCTACCCCAGAGCCAAGATCAAAAACTACCAAGCCATTTTCGGTTTTAAAAATATTGTATTCTGAAAAATCACCATGAACTAATTTTGCCTTTTTATAAAGATCACTCAAAATTGAAATAGCCTGGGCATAATCATTTTCATCTACTTGTGAAGTTAACAAGGACTTTGCAGGTGTGCCATTATTTCCTATGAATTCCATAGCAAGAACATTATTTGTAACATATAGAGGTCGCGGGACGGGAATTCCAGCCTCATAACATTGAGATAAATTCCGATATTCTTTTTTTGCCCAAAGATAAACTAGGTTTTTTGTTCCTTTTTTTAGATGAGAAAATCTAGGATCACCTGTTATGTATGGCTCACGTTTTTTAAAATTGGAAGTAGTAACCAAGTAAATTTTTAATGCAACACTAACATCATTATCATCAACACCCCAAAAGAGAACAGACTCCTTTCCAGCACTTACAGAGCCATTGACATATGCAATAATATGATCAGTGATCATTTTGTAAAGAGTCATTACAGTAGGTTTATCTAAAACTTCATTGACGACTTTTCCTTTTTTGAAACCATCTTCTAACTGAGTTCTTTTTCGTTTAGAAATTAATTTATTATCTAATTTAGATTCCAATTTTTTGCTAATGGTGTCAGTCATTGTAGAAAGATACTCCTACTAGATAAAAGGGATTACTATTGCAAACAAAAAAACTTTGTAAATTAAAAACCAATTCAAGCAACTTTACATGTTAAAAATGATTAGGAAAGGAACGTCAGAAATAATTTTTACAGCTTTTTCGGAGCCAATACCAAGTTTTAAAGATAATGTAACTGTTTTTTTACCAGCCATGTTTATGATTGAAGAAGTTTTCAATAAAGATTCAGCTTCATCTTTCTCAACAAATCTTTCTCCATAATAATTTTCACTAATGTGCATTGTTAATTCACCTTCGATAATTTTTTTTCCCAAAATATCAGCATCACAAATATTCAACATGGATTGGTTTTGATAATTAGTAGTTCGTACTGAAAATTGCATTACGCGTATTTACCTTTCAAAGTAGATTTTGCTCCACACGCCTCACAAATTAAAAAGGAAATTCTGTTTTCTTTGAGGATCTTTGTATCAGGACTTTTACATGTTGGGCATTCAAGATAGTCCTTAACGTAAATTTGGAATAATCTTGTAAAATCATCAGGAGCTCTTCTACCTACAAACATGGCCTTATCTCCCAATCTCTCTGCTGGAACTGCAAATTCTTTTGAAAGGTATTGAAGAACTTTGTCTGGGTCTCTTCGTAAAACCTTTGGAAATTCTGAAAAGTTTCGTAAGAAAGTCTTTTGGCCTTCCCACATCACATCTACCACAGGAAGCTCAAATCGAGTTTGGGATTCTTTATCAGTATCGCCAAGCTTATCCTGAATACGTTTTAGTAGATTTTCGTAATCTGTTTTAGTCACTAAAAAATAATGCAAGGTAGACCCTATATGGGTTTTGAAAAAGAGAATCGTGTGGACCTTTTGAGGTTATTCCATCTTTCCTATTCGGAAGACGTTTGTACCACATGTTGGACATGTACCTTTTACGGCAGGACGTCCGTTCTTTAGTGTAGTTTCTTTGGGATCTTTAATGTCCCTTTTTGCTCTGCATTTTACGCAATATGCTTGAACCATTATGAAATTTCTCGAACTTGGTGGTATTTAGGCAGAGGCTGTGAAAATTATTTCACTATAGACTAGATGTGCGTAAATTTTTTTAGGCATCAAAAAATCAATTTTGCTTATAATTTCGAAGATTGAAAGAGTTTTTTAAAAAAATATTAACAAGATGCAGAAAAACGATGTTTTTTCAAATATTTGTTTAGAAAATTAGAATTTTATCGATTATTATCAATTATAAACTCCTTATTAGTGAAATAACAAAATGGCATCAAAAAAAGGCATAGCAGTAACAGCTATAATTTTAGCAGTAATTACTGGTGCGAGTTTTTTGCTATACATCATTCCTCAAAATGATCCTACAACCTTCATTGTGTCAGACTATGAAAATTACTTAGACGGTGTAAAAAATATTCATGAAGTTTTACAAGAATCAATTGATCTTGAATATCAAAATATGCAGAATGGAAAAATATCTCCACAAGAGTATATTGCAGTAACTGAAGTAACATCATCTCAAGTAACTGCACAAATTAGTGAATTTGTAACATCAAAACCATCAGAGGAATGGCAAGCAAGTTATATCAACTACATGGATGCTTTGAAATCATTTAACTCATACATTATAGAAACTAAGGTTTTAGCCAACATGATTGAAAATGAGAGCAGTGAAGAAGAAATGAGTGAAATTTTAGAAAAAATAGAATCACTGAAAGCCGAATCTAAAGAATTTGTCAAAATGTCTGATCAAACCAGACCAGGCTAGCCTCAATACCGAATTTTACTATTCATATTGGTTGGAAATCGTTAAAAAGCAATTATGTAATTAAAATTAGAATGTCTCATCAGACGGGAAAAGTTGAAAAAGACGTCAATGCATCTACCGCAAACAAATTGCTAGTAATTTGTATTGATAGAGATAATGATGTAGGCGAAAAAGCAGGGATTATCACACCAGTAATTGGTAGAGATGCATGTATTGAGGCAGCTCAAAGATTAGCTTTAGAAGATCCAGAAGATGCAGATTCAAATTCTATTTTTGCCGCAATTAAAACATATGAAGATTTAATCAGTAAAGGTTACCAAGTGGAAGTAGTAACTGTTGCAGGAGTTAAAGATAGAGGGGTTCAAGCAGATGAAAAAATCCTTGTTGAAACAAGAAAAGTTTTAGAAAAATTTTCTGCGAATGGTGCAGTAATTGTATCAGATGGAGAAGATGATGAAAGTGTTATTCCAGTAATTCAAAATGTACTCCCAGTAGTATCAGTACAAAGAGTGGTGATG comes from the Candidatus Nitrosopumilus sediminis genome and includes:
- a CDS encoding histidine kinase, with product MIDKIDELIISALSQNSKQEVFEIWDFLKGFNYNLTEEEIESRISKLEEEGIIKGYTITVDVKKIPHRVIRVDLVTFRTSQALPKRIEGLKKYLNDAPFVLFSGRTRGGYDWITVKSFLSNEMADQENDIYRNLFGDIIQTYEVYDFVPQTEASIYALTYTEEEYKKFLKEWAPPFIGS
- a CDS encoding ParB/RepB/Spo0J family partition protein; translation: MEIIDNSIVEPIEIRMIRPSKSPVRYAVSPNSPELTNLKSSIKAHGLLQPIVIRPLDHGFEIVAGHRRFAACRSLRWRFIPSKIRDLSDKQAYEIQLTENIQRKSMDPIEEAEAYQKYVNEYGWGGVSDLGQKIGKSEEYVSHRMQLLKLPEDVREKIICSNLSVSQALELTNVDASLKSEFVDEIVNNKLTIKQIRVMKKKIKSESDLYKQTPDKNSKSLNLIKKTNLSLKITLSRIDDLIEDAHGINPKQRVEMIKFLMGLRLKTHSMIDETIHFKKKHLQ
- a CDS encoding multicopper oxidase domain-containing protein, with amino-acid sequence MKQNTTMFVVVGVLIGFSIAFVAFIQSPEIQTTTAESSEIYPKFTNPNPKTLSYTLIAQDAEIEVSPGVQAKVWTYNGTVPAPTLRFSEGDDVTVKFVNETPYAHTIHFHGTHDSTNDGVFPQIMPGEEYTYHFVAHEAGMFMYHCHAFPTSEHVRMGMFGAMIIDPAIRPMEPAREYFFTLSEFDPNNALEYFTEFYPVNGYANQYMDNPIQVVSGELTRFYVMGVGGVLQSPFHVHSTIMKVYPSGILWNEPYFAQTHLIGNGDTAIIEATWDTPGKYLFHVHGIQEERGSMAIIEVLEDASSLSDIQTPSNNKGSYSMIEWQEDLIRSLEQPKLITYDNLGEAKVSDIPKIKTDKVDIVKDSWNPDIVESYDPLAIEIESGTTVTWTNEDFVIHTVTDKENSFDSGFIQAGKTWSYQFEKPGELDYFCTLHPWMQGTVTIT
- a CDS encoding Hsp20/alpha crystallin family protein, giving the protein MASYKGAYSNEQSLNFVIPIIIILFLGIIYIMTQRADSGFVSFILIGAAALTMFYWARVLKRMAKDQKPTYTQSREQETKNWVYDLIKGENEFVFVAEVPGPEDKIAVRLVDGILYIRGTAGFSKEVPIEGVNEMQIFDFKYRNGVLTLRIK
- a CDS encoding DNA topoisomerase IV subunit A; the protein is MKTTKKQQNKINARSKKADEKQKNILEMLKSHGAKIYDDLDNGQFPKFSIPSRSVSNIVYDKKLRQYILGNNAAVRSSRNSAQLRSFTQLMWLAFFANRLTHEKKSSTLRDVYYSSQAFAIEFEDQSESDNIIVDLEAVTSKPREDFHIFPEERSSIFGDLNIEYTIPGYEGKTMNLSNHPDGYSIGPSLTTAELVDTSAEIVIAIEKGGLFTRFVEEQIDKKFKSIIINTGGQAPRSTRTLLKRLHDEMGLPVIVLTDGDVYGEHIAMVIKSGSANAAHLRELTVPDAKWVGVWATDIEKYKLPTIPMTESDIKRCYDLQKDPRYQDGIWKKELDVFLRLKRKAELEAFSKYGLTNITDKYLPQKLELAKSL
- a CDS encoding DNA topoisomerase VI subunit B is translated as MSSIKEKFNQISPSEFFYSNRDLAGFSNPTRSLYTAVREFVENALDACDQKGILPDVHLTIKAVEPEKPDPKPYILTVKDNGPGIDAEHIPLAFGTVLYGSKFGLKQARGMFGLGATMAILYGQITTNKPVTVKSSVDGETQHIFELLLDIQKNKPVIVQHITKEVSKKGLSVSICLEGDYSKAGNKIRDYVYETSLITPYASITFDDPKGQKFSHPRFVKEIPPPPTIIRPHPHGIDVERIRRMIVESQFEIPTIDDAMIEKVRKDLGLSAKNLSFTGIMDKAKKKWKTLPRQVRVVIALMSFLKMDFDKLNKIRIEDIDMPNKKLFYWDFGDSQSKSIDMDPESQYYKQLTNTVQGEPLTTFLTKRFQRIGPTTAVKFAEFAGFKPEKRMGTLSNQELVHLSDSLQKFEDFMAPDSTCLAPLGEEPLEKGIKKFFNPDFTAVVQRPPSAYSGFPFIIEMGIAYGGDIKSGGPHVYRYANRIPLLYDEGSDVVLKVVNDTDWGRYKVKGDPPFIIVSHICSTRIPYKTAGKENVADRPEIERELRLALQFLSRKLAAYMSKRGQADMAKKRANLYAKYIPLIAEFCTELSGKKKAPNYQKLLEENAVESKKIEEEKEIENN
- a CDS encoding KH domain-containing protein produces the protein MSFEKLIRIPNDRIAVLIGKSGNVKSKIETACHVSLDIDGETGEVLIKTQGDVEKIQPFKAMEIVTAIGRGFSPENAMTLLKGENALHVIDLREFAGKSNANVERIKGRIIGEGGRARRNMENLSGTHISVYGKTVSIIGDASKLRLAVDAISSISSGSMHGAVYTKLEAANRKVKQEKMQLWEDQDVFY
- a CDS encoding serine protein kinase RIO → MTDTISKKLESKLDNKLISKRKRTQLEDGFKKGKVVNEVLDKPTVMTLYKMITDHIIAYVNGSVSAGKESVLFWGVDDNDVSVALKIYLVTTSNFKKREPYITGDPRFSHLKKGTKNLVYLWAKKEYRNLSQCYEAGIPVPRPLYVTNNVLAMEFIGNNGTPAKSLLTSQVDENDYAQAISILSDLYKKAKLVHGDFSEYNIFKTENGLVVFDLGSGVDLRHPNAHEFLKRDINNIGRFFKKRGIAVEDSEKIFEDIVK
- a CDS encoding DUF424 domain-containing protein, with product MQFSVRTTNYQNQSMLNICDADILGKKIIEGELTMHISENYYGERFVEKDEAESLLKTSSIINMAGKKTVTLSLKLGIGSEKAVKIISDVPFLIIFNM
- a CDS encoding translation initiation factor IF-2 subunit beta yields the protein MTKTDYENLLKRIQDKLGDTDKESQTRFELPVVDVMWEGQKTFLRNFSEFPKVLRRDPDKVLQYLSKEFAVPAERLGDKAMFVGRRAPDDFTRLFQIYVKDYLECPTCKSPDTKILKENRISFLICEACGAKSTLKGKYA
- a CDS encoding DUF5679 domain-containing protein translates to MVQAYCVKCRAKRDIKDPKETTLKNGRPAVKGTCPTCGTNVFRIGKME